The following proteins come from a genomic window of Andrena cerasifolii isolate SP2316 chromosome 6, iyAndCera1_principal, whole genome shotgun sequence:
- the Sara gene encoding smad anchor for receptor activation isoform X4 translates to MEKFAVDLDKVLDDFEFNEDCAEQIASVNPSANNASSSAIKCNLEPSGLKTYNYLLIESRKANKEFDVLSPVERHKDSQQANARGKCVNEKNITPDSLNYGKEEAAVDSTDSVNHFYTQECASDSKLMQKQAVPPYDSEQVPLTIYNDISQKLMQKQQNGSSSPKIDNRYDKKLNQFNLKPSVSNVFSSLNDYINAPPGSSDCIHSVLDEQEIQSDVEHKAIRYESEALQLIQSTAKDADISVIIKQAPDAISASRETSIPVYQNLTVAATDLPGTLESSVEEGITESRYATDFEGTRNETELSRNITAIQTYSGLQGKAEVVNEMAHNKYNFDSVHESTDIASQENNLAKGEESAMQLEESNRKLDMESSGSTNEHESSLNPVHKPLGFSNIDNLSEDELTRYLAELEEEEKLNEASNKYEDVSICKSYEAALETAAQSASQNQNDKDEDEVRMFKNMIAESPKMIHNELNDEAEISVIDYKSEEADKGVPTELLEKESVQHDDWEKEDNHSDILDNTSSKEFMLLNTDKDVEVKHEDTRVFSENDVPQHCTYDLNITQRSLSGDETEVQLKELKGNPAQYSQACELKMQGTTDNDSDEKNSAMPERRVVNDETKHSDDTAPQSLEISTRSNTSDTSEESEKPARPQTLDIVLPNNEHQTLGSTSDTLLGPEQSEIDGAKEDQGSSPDIVDNSLPESNSILGKQPPFWVPDSDAPSCMLCDVKFTVLKRRHHCRACGKVLCNKCCSMKYKLEYQGNIDSRVCVFCYQLLTKAETEQAIGEWSSRYATCMSNNDINSPQLAGGLPPPPTVMVPVGVLKREGGTKNRPEVSKSVMFSDGIRPGCDLTELDMSWDSKSLYRKSGNKRIPTPGSSVPSTSVKRQNLPRLDPNTECFVPQDSSALPPTVTIHKGQVSYHAVTDEGLLYKTLRNECEPPVMFAVNRNLYAYVKILNLNCCINKTCWNVTSKGLACVGQDEVILLVEVLPDECRVPKDLLIFINQLYLEAIKGNTVSELGFSIYQGGNLLGSREHAGFLFIRQTLQCLQKVVLPPAPYLFGLLVHRWETPWAKVFPLRLVLRLGAEYRYYPCPLFSVRFRDALYFEIGHTVMKVLADFRNFGYTLPGVRGLAIHLRNRMTDVMLPKNRYDQVIKGLNNSNDHVLAYASNFSISADSHLVCIQTNTGDESSYQTQAISINNKPRTVTGTSFIVINGALKSSMGLSAKSSIVEDGLMVEIMPEKMEALKAALKNMQDFSIGCGRQGAPEPDETVNIKWVDNDVQFNLGVKSPIDAQPMDGIPSIRVHNGTDYKGTSRFIRWTEVFIIKCAGNHFCLKSDDHPTGVHDPVDINKLSGNIAKATCTALVKLLDLLATAGLTKLGVRTTIHPDNVGYEAGSEGMKLPPIYMNSLDNELIQVLHKAAQSSQDTHTVLELIFYILDD, encoded by the exons ATGGAAAAGTTTGCCGTCGATTTGGACAAAGTTCTCGACGATTTCGAATTTAACGAAG ATTGCGCGGAGCAAATAGCATCTGTTAATCCTTCGGCAAATAACGCGTCATCCTCTGCGATCAAATGTAATTTGGAGCCGTCGGGATTGAAGACTTATAATTACCTTCTGATAGAGTCTAGGAAGGCTAATAAGGAGTTCGATGTTTTATCGCCTGTGGAGAGGCACAAAGACTCGCAGCAGGCGAATGCGAGGGGTAAGTGCGTGAACGAGAAGAACATAACTCCCGATAGTCTTAATTATGGCAAAGAAGAGGCGGCTGTAGATAGTACGGATAGCGTGAATCATTTTTATACACAAGAGTGTGCCAGCGACAGTAAACTGATGCAAAAGCAGGCTGTTCCGCCTTACGACAGCGAGCAGGTTCCTCTGACAATATACAATGACATATCACAGAAGTTGATGCAGAAACAACAGAATGGTAGCAGTAGTCCAAAGATCGATAATAGGTACGATAAGAAATTGAATCAGTTTAATCTGAAGCCTAGCGTTAGCAATGTGTTCAGTAGCTTGAACGACTACATAAACGCTCCGCCTGGAAGCTCGGATTGCATTCACTCTGTACTGGACGAGCAGGAAATACAGTCCGACGTAGAGCACAAAGCTATTCGTTACGAAAGCGAAGCACTTCAGCTTATTCAAAGTACAGCCAAGGATGCTGATATATCTGTAATTATTAAGCAGGCGCCAGATGCGATTAGCGCGAGTAGAGAGACCTCCATTCCAGTCTATCAGAATCTCACAGTAGCGGCAACAGACCTGCCTGGTACGCTCGAAAGTAGCGTCGAAGAAGGTATTACAGAAAGTAGATACGCGACAGATTTCGAAGGTACACGAAATGAGACAGAATTGTCTAGAAATATTACTGCGATTCAGACGTACAGTGGGTTGCAGGGCAAAGCGGAAGTTGTAAATGAGATGGCgcataataaatacaattttgatAGCGTACATGAAAGTACCGATATCGCGAGTCAGGAAAATAATTTAGCAAAAGGAGAGGAATCTGCAATGCAGTTAGAAGAAAGTAATAGGAAGTTAGATATGGAAAGTTCTGGCTCGACCAATGAACATGAAAGTAGTTTAAATCCGGTGCACAAGCCTCTTGGGTTTAGTAACATTGATAATTTGTCGGAAGACGAATTGACCAGGTATTTAGCTGAATTAGAAGAGGAGGAGAAGCTAAACGAAGCGAGCAACAAGTACGAAGATGTTTCGATCTGTAAGTCGTATGAAGCTGCATTAGAAACCGCAGCGCAAAGTGCATCGCAAAATCAGAATGACAAAGATGAAGACGAAGTGCGGATGTTCAAAAATATGATTGCAGAATCTCCCAAAATGATACACAACGAGTTAAATGATGAAGCGGAAATTTCAGTGATTGATTATAAAAGCGAAGAGGCAGATAAAGGAGTACCAACTGAattattagagaaagaaagtgtGCAGCACGATGATTGGGAGAAAGAAGACAACCACAGTGATATTTTAGATAATACCAGTAGTAAAGAATTTATGTTATTGAATACAGATAAAGATGTTGAAGTAAAACACgaagatactcgtgtattttcAGAAAACGATGTTCCACAGCATTGTACGTACGATTTAAATATTACCCAGAGATCATTGAGTGGCGATGAAACGGAGGTACAGTTAAAGGAGCTAAAAGGGAACCCAGCGCAGTATAGCCAAGCTTGTGAATTGAAGATGCAAGGTACTACCGATAATGATTCTGATGAGAAAAATTCCGCGATGCCTGAAAGGCGAGTAGTAAACGATGAAACGAAGCATTCTGACGACACGGCGCCTCAATCTCTAGAAATCTCCACAAGATCGAATACGAGCGACACTAGCGAAGAATCAGAGAAGCCAGCACGTCCTCAGACTTTGGACATTGTTTTGCCAAACAACGAGCATCAGACGCTTGGTTCTACGAGTGATACGCTACTGGGTCCGGAACAATCAGAAATTGATGGTGCGAAAGAAGACCAAGGATCTTCCCCAGATATCGTAGACAATTCCTTGCCAGAGTCTAATTCAATTTTGGGAAAGCAACCTCCGTTCTGGGTCCCTGACAGCGATGCGCCCAGTTGTATGCTCTGCGATGTAAAGTTTACGGTACTCAAAAGACGACACCATTGTCGGGCATGCGGGAAGGTGTTGTGCAACAAATGTTGTagtatgaaatataaattagaGTATCAAGGGAATATTGACTCCCGCGTTTGCGTTTTCTGTTATCAGCTACTTACGAAAG CTGAAACAGAACAAGCCATAGGGGAGTGGTCTTCTCGTTATGCGACGTGCATGAGTAACAATGATATTAATTCACCCCAG TTAGCTGGTGGACTGCCGCCACCACCTACAGTCATGGTACCAGTCGGAGTTCTTAAAAGGGAAGGTGGTACAAAGAACCGGCCAGAAGTTTCAAAGTCCGTTATGTTCAGCGATG GAATAAGGCCTGGCTGTGACCTGACAGAGCTAGACATGTCCTGGGACTCGAAATCGCTGTACCGGAAGTCAGGGAACAAGAGGATACCGACGCCTGGTTCATCCGTGCCGAGTACTTCAGTGAAGAGGCAGAACCTGCCACGCTTGGACCCCAACACCGAATGCTTCGTGCCCCAGGATTCCAGTGCCCTGCCACCGACTGTAACGATACACAAAGGAC AAGTATCTTACCACGCCGTGACGGACGAGGGACTTCTCTACAAGACGTTGAGAAACGAATGCGAGCCTCCTGTCATGTTCGCAGTGAATCGGAATCTCTATGCCTACGTGAAGATACTGAATC TGAACTGCTGCATAAATAAAACCTGTTGGAACGTCACGTCGAAGGGATTAGCCTGCGTTGGGCAAGACGAAGTTATATTGTTAGTCGAAGTGCTGCCCGATGAGTGCCGGGTGCCAAAGGACCTACTCATCTTCATTAACCAGTTATACCTTGAAGCTATCAAAG gGAACACTGTATCCGAGTTGGGATTCTCGATATACCAGGGAGGGAATCTTTTGGGTTCCCGAGAGCACGCAGGATTTCTCTTCATACGGCAAACCTTGCAGTGCTTGCAGAAGGTCGTGTTACCCCCTGCGCCCTATCTGTTCGGTCTCCTGGTTCACAG GTGGGAAACCCCGTGGGCCAAGGTGTTTCCGCTGCGCCTTGTTCTCCGCCTTGGAGCCGAATACCGCTACTACCCTTGCCCGCTGTTCTCCGTTCGGTTTCGAGACGCGTTGTACTTCGAGATAGGTCACACGGTGATGAAAGTGCTGGCGGATTTCAGGAACTTCGGGTACACGTTGCCAGGCGTGAGAGGCCTGGCCATTCACCTGAGGAACAGGATGACAGACGTGATGCTCCCGAAGAACCGCTACGACCAAGTGATAAAGGGCTTGAACAATTCCAACGACCACGTGCTGGCGTACGCCTCGAATTTCAGTATATCGGCCGACTCGCATTTAGTCTGCATTCAAACGAACACGGGCGACGAGAGCAGTTATCAGACGCAGGCGATCAGTATCAACAATAAGCCCAGAACAG TAACGGGAACGAGCTTCATCGTCATTAACGGCGCGTTGAAGTCGTCGATGGGTCTGTCAGCGAAGTCCAGCATAGTGGAGGATGGACTGATGGTTGAAATCATGCCGGAGAAGATGGAGGCATTGAAGGCAGCCCTGAAGAACATGCAGGACTTCTCCATCGGGTGCGGGCGGCAAGGAGCGCCCGAGCCGGACGAGACAGTGAACATAAAATGGGTCGATAACGATGTGCAGTTCAATTTAGG AGTTAAGAGTCCCATCGACGCGCAACCAATGGACGGCATTCCATCGATTAGAGTGCACAATGGCACTGACTACAAGGGAACAAGTAGATTCATTCGCTGGACCGAAGTGTTTATAATCAAG TGCGCTGGGAATCATTTCTGTTTAAAGTCCGATGACCACCCGACCGGTGTGCACGATCCAGtggatataaataaattatctgGCAACATAGCGAAAGCGACGTGTACAGCTCTGGTGAAGCTGCTGGATCTTCTAGCCACTGCTGGTTTAACCAAGCTTGGGGTCAGGACGACCATCCATCCTGATAAT GTTGGTTACGAAGCTGGTAGCGAGGGCATGAAATTGCCACCGATCTACATGAACAGCCTGGACAACGAATTGATCCAGGTTCTGCATAAAGCAGCCCAAAGCAGTCAGGATACGCATACCGTGCTTGAATTAATCTTTTACATCCTCGACGATTGA
- the Sara gene encoding smad anchor for receptor activation isoform X1 has product MEKFAVDLDKVLDDFEFNEDCAEQIASVNPSANNASSSAIKCNLEPSGLKTYNYLLIESRKANKEFDVLSPVERHKDSQQANARGKCVNEKNITPDSLNYGKEEAAVDSTDSVNHFYTQECASDSKLMQKQAVPPYDSEQVPLTIYNDISQKLMQKQQNGSSSPKIDNRYDKKLNQFNLKPSVSNVFSSLNDYINAPPGSSDCIHSVLDEQEIQSDVEHKAIRYESEALQLIQSTAKDADISVIIKQAPDAISASRETSIPVYQNLTVAATDLPGTLESSVEEGITESRYATDFEGTRNETELSRNITAIQTYSGLQGKAEVVNEMAHNKYNFDSVHESTDIASQENNLAKGEESAMQLEESNRKLDMESSGSTNEHESSLNPVHKPLGFSNIDNLSEDELTRYLAELEEEEKLNEASNKYEDVSICKSYEAALETAAQSASQNQNDKDEDEVRMFKNMIAESPKMIHNELNDEAEISVIDYKSEEADKGVPTELLEKESVQHDDWEKEDNHSDILDNTSSKEFMLLNTDKDVEVKHEDTRVFSENDVPQHCTYDLNITQRSLSGDETEVQLKELKGNPAQYSQACELKMQGTTDNDSDEKNSAMPERRVVNDETKHSDDTAPQSLEISTRSNTSDTSEESEKPARPQTLDIVLPNNEHQTLGSTSDTLLGPEQSEIDGAKEDQGSSPDIVDNSLPESNSILGKQPPFWVPDSDAPSCMLCDVKFTVLKRRHHCRACGKVLCNKCCSMKYKLEYQGNIDSRVCVFCYQLLTKAETEQAIGEWSSRYATCMSNNDINSPQGRQPNPNNPMEYCSTIPPLQQLAGGLPPPPTVMVPVGVLKREGGTKNRPEVSKSVMFSDGIRPGCDLTELDMSWDSKSLYRKSGNKRIPTPGSSVPSTSVKRQNLPRLDPNTECFVPQDSSALPPTVTIHKGQVSYHAVTDEGLLYKTLRNECEPPVMFAVNRNLYAYVKILNLNCCINKTCWNVTSKGLACVGQDEVILLVEVLPDECRVPKDLLIFINQLYLEAIKGNTVSELGFSIYQGGNLLGSREHAGFLFIRQTLQCLQKVVLPPAPYLFGLLVHRWETPWAKVFPLRLVLRLGAEYRYYPCPLFSVRFRDALYFEIGHTVMKVLADFRNFGYTLPGVRGLAIHLRNRMTDVMLPKNRYDQVIKGLNNSNDHVLAYASNFSISADSHLVCIQTNTGDESSYQTQAISINNKPRTVTGTSFIVINGALKSSMGLSAKSSIVEDGLMVEIMPEKMEALKAALKNMQDFSIGCGRQGAPEPDETVNIKWVDNDVQFNLGVKSPIDAQPMDGIPSIRVHNGTDYKGTSRFIRWTEVFIIKCAGNHFCLKSDDHPTGVHDPVDINKLSGNIAKATCTALVKLLDLLATAGLTKLGVRTTIHPDNVGYEAGSEGMKLPPIYMNSLDNELIQVLHKAAQSSQDTHTVLELIFYILDD; this is encoded by the exons ATGGAAAAGTTTGCCGTCGATTTGGACAAAGTTCTCGACGATTTCGAATTTAACGAAG ATTGCGCGGAGCAAATAGCATCTGTTAATCCTTCGGCAAATAACGCGTCATCCTCTGCGATCAAATGTAATTTGGAGCCGTCGGGATTGAAGACTTATAATTACCTTCTGATAGAGTCTAGGAAGGCTAATAAGGAGTTCGATGTTTTATCGCCTGTGGAGAGGCACAAAGACTCGCAGCAGGCGAATGCGAGGGGTAAGTGCGTGAACGAGAAGAACATAACTCCCGATAGTCTTAATTATGGCAAAGAAGAGGCGGCTGTAGATAGTACGGATAGCGTGAATCATTTTTATACACAAGAGTGTGCCAGCGACAGTAAACTGATGCAAAAGCAGGCTGTTCCGCCTTACGACAGCGAGCAGGTTCCTCTGACAATATACAATGACATATCACAGAAGTTGATGCAGAAACAACAGAATGGTAGCAGTAGTCCAAAGATCGATAATAGGTACGATAAGAAATTGAATCAGTTTAATCTGAAGCCTAGCGTTAGCAATGTGTTCAGTAGCTTGAACGACTACATAAACGCTCCGCCTGGAAGCTCGGATTGCATTCACTCTGTACTGGACGAGCAGGAAATACAGTCCGACGTAGAGCACAAAGCTATTCGTTACGAAAGCGAAGCACTTCAGCTTATTCAAAGTACAGCCAAGGATGCTGATATATCTGTAATTATTAAGCAGGCGCCAGATGCGATTAGCGCGAGTAGAGAGACCTCCATTCCAGTCTATCAGAATCTCACAGTAGCGGCAACAGACCTGCCTGGTACGCTCGAAAGTAGCGTCGAAGAAGGTATTACAGAAAGTAGATACGCGACAGATTTCGAAGGTACACGAAATGAGACAGAATTGTCTAGAAATATTACTGCGATTCAGACGTACAGTGGGTTGCAGGGCAAAGCGGAAGTTGTAAATGAGATGGCgcataataaatacaattttgatAGCGTACATGAAAGTACCGATATCGCGAGTCAGGAAAATAATTTAGCAAAAGGAGAGGAATCTGCAATGCAGTTAGAAGAAAGTAATAGGAAGTTAGATATGGAAAGTTCTGGCTCGACCAATGAACATGAAAGTAGTTTAAATCCGGTGCACAAGCCTCTTGGGTTTAGTAACATTGATAATTTGTCGGAAGACGAATTGACCAGGTATTTAGCTGAATTAGAAGAGGAGGAGAAGCTAAACGAAGCGAGCAACAAGTACGAAGATGTTTCGATCTGTAAGTCGTATGAAGCTGCATTAGAAACCGCAGCGCAAAGTGCATCGCAAAATCAGAATGACAAAGATGAAGACGAAGTGCGGATGTTCAAAAATATGATTGCAGAATCTCCCAAAATGATACACAACGAGTTAAATGATGAAGCGGAAATTTCAGTGATTGATTATAAAAGCGAAGAGGCAGATAAAGGAGTACCAACTGAattattagagaaagaaagtgtGCAGCACGATGATTGGGAGAAAGAAGACAACCACAGTGATATTTTAGATAATACCAGTAGTAAAGAATTTATGTTATTGAATACAGATAAAGATGTTGAAGTAAAACACgaagatactcgtgtattttcAGAAAACGATGTTCCACAGCATTGTACGTACGATTTAAATATTACCCAGAGATCATTGAGTGGCGATGAAACGGAGGTACAGTTAAAGGAGCTAAAAGGGAACCCAGCGCAGTATAGCCAAGCTTGTGAATTGAAGATGCAAGGTACTACCGATAATGATTCTGATGAGAAAAATTCCGCGATGCCTGAAAGGCGAGTAGTAAACGATGAAACGAAGCATTCTGACGACACGGCGCCTCAATCTCTAGAAATCTCCACAAGATCGAATACGAGCGACACTAGCGAAGAATCAGAGAAGCCAGCACGTCCTCAGACTTTGGACATTGTTTTGCCAAACAACGAGCATCAGACGCTTGGTTCTACGAGTGATACGCTACTGGGTCCGGAACAATCAGAAATTGATGGTGCGAAAGAAGACCAAGGATCTTCCCCAGATATCGTAGACAATTCCTTGCCAGAGTCTAATTCAATTTTGGGAAAGCAACCTCCGTTCTGGGTCCCTGACAGCGATGCGCCCAGTTGTATGCTCTGCGATGTAAAGTTTACGGTACTCAAAAGACGACACCATTGTCGGGCATGCGGGAAGGTGTTGTGCAACAAATGTTGTagtatgaaatataaattagaGTATCAAGGGAATATTGACTCCCGCGTTTGCGTTTTCTGTTATCAGCTACTTACGAAAG CTGAAACAGAACAAGCCATAGGGGAGTGGTCTTCTCGTTATGCGACGTGCATGAGTAACAATGATATTAATTCACCCCAG GGAAGACAGCCTAATCCAAATAATCCCATGGAGTACTGTTCAACTATACCACCCTTGCAACAGTTAGCTGGTGGACTGCCGCCACCACCTACAGTCATGGTACCAGTCGGAGTTCTTAAAAGGGAAGGTGGTACAAAGAACCGGCCAGAAGTTTCAAAGTCCGTTATGTTCAGCGATG GAATAAGGCCTGGCTGTGACCTGACAGAGCTAGACATGTCCTGGGACTCGAAATCGCTGTACCGGAAGTCAGGGAACAAGAGGATACCGACGCCTGGTTCATCCGTGCCGAGTACTTCAGTGAAGAGGCAGAACCTGCCACGCTTGGACCCCAACACCGAATGCTTCGTGCCCCAGGATTCCAGTGCCCTGCCACCGACTGTAACGATACACAAAGGAC AAGTATCTTACCACGCCGTGACGGACGAGGGACTTCTCTACAAGACGTTGAGAAACGAATGCGAGCCTCCTGTCATGTTCGCAGTGAATCGGAATCTCTATGCCTACGTGAAGATACTGAATC TGAACTGCTGCATAAATAAAACCTGTTGGAACGTCACGTCGAAGGGATTAGCCTGCGTTGGGCAAGACGAAGTTATATTGTTAGTCGAAGTGCTGCCCGATGAGTGCCGGGTGCCAAAGGACCTACTCATCTTCATTAACCAGTTATACCTTGAAGCTATCAAAG gGAACACTGTATCCGAGTTGGGATTCTCGATATACCAGGGAGGGAATCTTTTGGGTTCCCGAGAGCACGCAGGATTTCTCTTCATACGGCAAACCTTGCAGTGCTTGCAGAAGGTCGTGTTACCCCCTGCGCCCTATCTGTTCGGTCTCCTGGTTCACAG GTGGGAAACCCCGTGGGCCAAGGTGTTTCCGCTGCGCCTTGTTCTCCGCCTTGGAGCCGAATACCGCTACTACCCTTGCCCGCTGTTCTCCGTTCGGTTTCGAGACGCGTTGTACTTCGAGATAGGTCACACGGTGATGAAAGTGCTGGCGGATTTCAGGAACTTCGGGTACACGTTGCCAGGCGTGAGAGGCCTGGCCATTCACCTGAGGAACAGGATGACAGACGTGATGCTCCCGAAGAACCGCTACGACCAAGTGATAAAGGGCTTGAACAATTCCAACGACCACGTGCTGGCGTACGCCTCGAATTTCAGTATATCGGCCGACTCGCATTTAGTCTGCATTCAAACGAACACGGGCGACGAGAGCAGTTATCAGACGCAGGCGATCAGTATCAACAATAAGCCCAGAACAG TAACGGGAACGAGCTTCATCGTCATTAACGGCGCGTTGAAGTCGTCGATGGGTCTGTCAGCGAAGTCCAGCATAGTGGAGGATGGACTGATGGTTGAAATCATGCCGGAGAAGATGGAGGCATTGAAGGCAGCCCTGAAGAACATGCAGGACTTCTCCATCGGGTGCGGGCGGCAAGGAGCGCCCGAGCCGGACGAGACAGTGAACATAAAATGGGTCGATAACGATGTGCAGTTCAATTTAGG AGTTAAGAGTCCCATCGACGCGCAACCAATGGACGGCATTCCATCGATTAGAGTGCACAATGGCACTGACTACAAGGGAACAAGTAGATTCATTCGCTGGACCGAAGTGTTTATAATCAAG TGCGCTGGGAATCATTTCTGTTTAAAGTCCGATGACCACCCGACCGGTGTGCACGATCCAGtggatataaataaattatctgGCAACATAGCGAAAGCGACGTGTACAGCTCTGGTGAAGCTGCTGGATCTTCTAGCCACTGCTGGTTTAACCAAGCTTGGGGTCAGGACGACCATCCATCCTGATAAT GTTGGTTACGAAGCTGGTAGCGAGGGCATGAAATTGCCACCGATCTACATGAACAGCCTGGACAACGAATTGATCCAGGTTCTGCATAAAGCAGCCCAAAGCAGTCAGGATACGCATACCGTGCTTGAATTAATCTTTTACATCCTCGACGATTGA